One window of the Prionailurus bengalensis isolate Pbe53 chromosome E1, Fcat_Pben_1.1_paternal_pri, whole genome shotgun sequence genome contains the following:
- the LOC122485760 gene encoding translational activator of cytochrome c oxidase 1 isoform X1 has protein sequence MASWAAVSLSRVPARCLWAQGPGVRAALPSTLAASQPEPTGCNPAPGRTLHLSAAVPAGHNKWSKVRHIKGPKDAERSRIFSKLCLSIRLAVKEGGPNPELNSSLANILEVCRSKHMPKSTIEASLKMGKTKDVYLLYEGRGPGGSSLLIEALSNSGSKCYSDIRHILNKNGGMMADGARHSFDKKGVIVVGVEDREKKAVNLERALEMAIEAGAEDVKETEDEEEKNIFKFICDASSLHQVRKKLDSLGLCSVSCSLEFIPNTKVRLADPDLEQAALLIQALGNHEDVIQVYDNIE, from the exons ATGGCGTCTTGGGCCGCTGTCAGCCTAAGCAGAGTTCCTGCCCGGTGCTTGTGGGCGCAAGGCCCCGGTGTCCGGGCGGCTCTTCCGTCCACCCTCGCGGCCTCCCAGCCTGAGCCCACGGGCTGCAACCCCGCTCCGGGCAGGACGCTGCACCTCAGCGCGGCGGTCCCCGCAGGGCACAACAAGTGGTCCAAAGTCCGGCATATCAAGGGTCCCAAGGACGCCGAAAGGAGTCGCATCTTCTCCAAGCTCTGTTTGAGCATCCGCCTGGCGGTTAAAG AAGGAGGCCCCAACCCTGAACTCAACAGCAGTCTGGCCAACATCTTAGAGGTGTGTCGCAGCAAGCACATGCCCAAGTCAACGATTGAGGCATCACTGAAAATGGGG AAAACCAAGGATGTTTATTTGCTGTATGAGGGCCGAGGCCCTGGTGGCTCTTCCCTGCTCATTGAGGCATTATCCAACAGTGGCTCCAAGTGCTATTCAGACATCAGACATATCCTGAACAAGAACGG gGGAATGATGGCTGATGGAGCTCGCCACTCCTTTGACAAAAAGGGGGTGATCGTGGTTGGAGTGGAGGACCGAGAGAAGAAAGCCGTGAACCTAGAGCGTGCCCTGGAGATGGCAATTGAAGCAGGAGCTGAAGATGTCAAGGAAACTGAAGACgaagaggaaaagaacatttttaaa TTTATTTGTGATGCCTCTTCACTGCATCAAGTGAGGAAGAAGCTGGACTCGCTGGGCTTGTGTTCTGTGTCCTGTTCGCTAGAATTCATCCCCAACACAAAGGTGCGGCTTGCTGACCCCGACCTGGAGCAGGCTGCCCTTCTCATCCAGGCTCTTGGCAACCACGAGGATGTGATCCAGGTCTATGACAACATTGAGTAA
- the LOC122485760 gene encoding translational activator of cytochrome c oxidase 1 isoform X2 yields the protein MASWAAVSLSRVPARCLWAQGPGVRAALPSTLAASQPEPTGCNPAPGRTLHLSAAVPAGHNKWSKVRHIKGPKDAERSRIFSKLCLSIRLAVKEGGPNPELNSSLANILEKTKDVYLLYEGRGPGGSSLLIEALSNSGSKCYSDIRHILNKNGGMMADGARHSFDKKGVIVVGVEDREKKAVNLERALEMAIEAGAEDVKETEDEEEKNIFKFICDASSLHQVRKKLDSLGLCSVSCSLEFIPNTKVRLADPDLEQAALLIQALGNHEDVIQVYDNIE from the exons ATGGCGTCTTGGGCCGCTGTCAGCCTAAGCAGAGTTCCTGCCCGGTGCTTGTGGGCGCAAGGCCCCGGTGTCCGGGCGGCTCTTCCGTCCACCCTCGCGGCCTCCCAGCCTGAGCCCACGGGCTGCAACCCCGCTCCGGGCAGGACGCTGCACCTCAGCGCGGCGGTCCCCGCAGGGCACAACAAGTGGTCCAAAGTCCGGCATATCAAGGGTCCCAAGGACGCCGAAAGGAGTCGCATCTTCTCCAAGCTCTGTTTGAGCATCCGCCTGGCGGTTAAAG AAGGAGGCCCCAACCCTGAACTCAACAGCAGTCTGGCCAACATCTTAGAG AAAACCAAGGATGTTTATTTGCTGTATGAGGGCCGAGGCCCTGGTGGCTCTTCCCTGCTCATTGAGGCATTATCCAACAGTGGCTCCAAGTGCTATTCAGACATCAGACATATCCTGAACAAGAACGG gGGAATGATGGCTGATGGAGCTCGCCACTCCTTTGACAAAAAGGGGGTGATCGTGGTTGGAGTGGAGGACCGAGAGAAGAAAGCCGTGAACCTAGAGCGTGCCCTGGAGATGGCAATTGAAGCAGGAGCTGAAGATGTCAAGGAAACTGAAGACgaagaggaaaagaacatttttaaa TTTATTTGTGATGCCTCTTCACTGCATCAAGTGAGGAAGAAGCTGGACTCGCTGGGCTTGTGTTCTGTGTCCTGTTCGCTAGAATTCATCCCCAACACAAAGGTGCGGCTTGCTGACCCCGACCTGGAGCAGGCTGCCCTTCTCATCCAGGCTCTTGGCAACCACGAGGATGTGATCCAGGTCTATGACAACATTGAGTAA